One Catalinimonas alkaloidigena DNA window includes the following coding sequences:
- a CDS encoding Dyp-type peroxidase gives MTLETDDIQGLLIRGYGRLDGACYVPMQFTEARRTQQWLHALLPLITPASQSPEDQAVHLALTAEGFRQLGIPAEAVATFSRQFKEGMTEAHRQFVLGDVAQNAPTHWQWGGPGREPHAVLMLFARDQAALEALLAEQKTQWEAAGIVALSRLDTHKLPNFREHFGFNDSISQPIIRGLSKAEETPAWNTLAPGEFILGYPNQYDLFPDTPHVALAADPDGVLPDVPPETPPRPPAKDLGRNGSYLVFRQMSQDVPAFWQYLKAHSQEPGATPEAAAIGLGAKMVGRWPSGAPLTKTPDQDDPALAQDNDFLYWNDDFHGLKCPGGAHIRRSNPRDWLLTERSAQDSQEMVQKHRLLRRGRTYGPPLAPSMDPLDLMQAAPDGQERGIHFICFVSDIVRQFEFVQNAWIRFHKFGGAYDDSDPLVGTHYQEEGVVTDSFTVPARPFRRRYKQLPQFTHMQGGAYFFLPGLRALRYLATFPLR, from the coding sequence ATGACACTTGAAACCGACGACATCCAGGGATTACTCATCCGGGGATACGGCCGGCTGGATGGCGCTTGTTACGTGCCGATGCAGTTCACCGAGGCCCGCCGCACGCAGCAATGGCTGCACGCCCTGCTGCCGCTGATTACCCCGGCGAGTCAATCGCCCGAGGACCAGGCGGTGCATCTCGCGCTGACCGCGGAAGGGTTCCGGCAACTGGGCATTCCGGCCGAGGCCGTTGCGACGTTTTCCCGGCAGTTTAAAGAGGGAATGACGGAGGCGCACCGGCAGTTTGTGTTGGGTGATGTGGCGCAGAACGCACCGACGCACTGGCAGTGGGGCGGACCCGGACGCGAGCCCCATGCGGTACTGATGCTCTTTGCGCGCGATCAGGCGGCCCTGGAAGCCTTGCTTGCCGAGCAGAAAACGCAGTGGGAGGCCGCCGGCATCGTCGCCCTGTCACGGCTCGATACCCACAAGCTGCCGAACTTCCGGGAACACTTCGGGTTCAACGACAGCATCTCACAACCCATCATCCGGGGGCTTTCCAAAGCGGAGGAGACGCCCGCATGGAACACGCTCGCGCCCGGTGAATTTATCCTGGGATATCCCAATCAGTACGACCTGTTTCCCGATACGCCGCACGTCGCGCTCGCCGCCGATCCGGACGGCGTTCTGCCCGACGTTCCACCGGAAACGCCGCCGCGCCCACCGGCAAAGGACCTGGGACGAAACGGTAGCTACCTCGTGTTCCGGCAAATGAGCCAGGACGTTCCGGCCTTTTGGCAGTACCTGAAGGCGCATTCACAAGAGCCCGGCGCAACGCCCGAAGCGGCGGCCATTGGTCTGGGAGCCAAAATGGTAGGACGCTGGCCGAGCGGCGCGCCCCTCACGAAGACGCCAGACCAGGACGACCCCGCGCTGGCACAGGACAACGACTTTCTCTATTGGAACGACGATTTCCACGGTCTGAAATGTCCCGGTGGGGCGCACATTCGCCGCAGCAATCCGCGCGACTGGCTCTTGACGGAACGGTCGGCGCAGGACTCGCAGGAGATGGTGCAGAAACATCGGCTGTTGCGGCGCGGACGCACCTACGGACCGCCGCTGGCTCCTTCGATGGACCCCCTGGACCTGATGCAGGCCGCCCCCGATGGGCAGGAGCGCGGCATTCATTTTATTTGTTTCGTTAGCGATATCGTCCGGCAGTTCGAGTTTGTGCAAAACGCCTGGATACGGTTCCACAAGTTCGGCGGAGCCTACGACGACAGCGATCCGCTCGTCGGGACGCACTATCAAGAAGAAGGCGTCGTAACCGACTCGTTCACCGTCCCGGCCCGCCCGTTTCGTCGGCGGTACAAGCAATTGCCCCAGTTT
- a CDS encoding zinc-binding dehydrogenase, with protein sequence MLWTSLASSKKFIVGQNAPDSAENLTYLKDLVDDGVLTPVIDRSYAFEQVVEAHRYVAQGHKRGNVTLTVA encoded by the coding sequence ATGCTCTGGACCTCTCTGGCGTCGTCGAAAAAGTTTATCGTGGGTCAAAATGCGCCGGATTCTGCCGAGAATTTAACATATTTGAAAGACCTCGTGGACGACGGAGTGCTTACGCCGGTGATTGACCGAAGCTATGCGTTCGAGCAGGTGGTGGAGGCGCATCGGTACGTGGCGCAAGGACACAAAAGGGGCAACGTCACCCTTACGGTAGCGTGA
- a CDS encoding four helix bundle protein, with the protein MGSLKQLKVYQKAFQVAMDIFELSKVFPQEEKYALTDQVRRASRAVCANLAEAYRKRQYPAHFVAKVSDADAENAEVQVWIDFAYACRYWDEPTKNRLTQASEEIGRMLNTLLRSPEKFTNQVSKN; encoded by the coding sequence ATGGGATCGCTGAAGCAGCTAAAGGTCTACCAGAAAGCTTTTCAGGTGGCGATGGACATCTTCGAGTTGAGCAAAGTCTTTCCGCAGGAAGAAAAATATGCATTGACAGATCAGGTCCGCCGGGCCTCTCGCGCCGTCTGCGCAAACCTGGCCGAAGCGTACCGCAAACGGCAATACCCGGCTCATTTTGTAGCCAAGGTTTCTGATGCAGATGCCGAAAATGCGGAGGTTCAGGTGTGGATCGATTTTGCCTATGCCTGTCGCTATTGGGATGAACCTACGAAAAACCGACTCACACAGGCCAGCGAAGAGATCGGCAGAATGCTGAACACCCTACTACGGTCTCCCGAAAAATTTACCAACCAAGTCTCCAAAAATTAA
- a CDS encoding DUF4386 domain-containing protein translates to MKTHTFRRLAGAAGIGYLLIFLSGFFANFFVLESLVVPNDAAATVQALMTHVLQFRLGLLAFVLMVAVDVALAWPLYILLKPMHPRLAQLSSGLRVVNGGLFGVALYALFRIAFLTSSASPLAAEALPDAVMAALASFDQMWLVGLIFFGAHLALLGFLVIRAPYVPTLVGLLLLASSCGYLADSLAHFFLTSYADYEVVFTGIVVLAGVMGELSLTGWLLWAGFHRPNCSGKRQALALE, encoded by the coding sequence ATGAAAACGCACACATTTCGACGACTCGCCGGTGCGGCAGGAATCGGTTATCTACTCATTTTTCTGTCCGGCTTCTTTGCCAATTTCTTTGTGTTGGAAAGCCTGGTGGTGCCCAACGATGCCGCGGCGACCGTACAGGCGCTGATGACGCACGTGCTTCAGTTTCGCCTGGGGCTGCTGGCGTTTGTGCTGATGGTTGCAGTCGATGTAGCGCTGGCGTGGCCCTTGTACATCCTCCTCAAACCGATGCATCCGCGTCTGGCGCAACTGTCGTCGGGGTTACGAGTTGTAAACGGAGGGCTGTTTGGCGTAGCGCTGTACGCGTTATTTCGCATTGCGTTCCTGACGAGCAGTGCCAGTCCCCTGGCGGCGGAAGCGCTGCCTGACGCTGTGATGGCCGCGCTGGCTTCCTTTGACCAAATGTGGCTCGTCGGCTTGATTTTCTTCGGCGCTCACCTGGCCCTGCTGGGCTTCCTGGTCATCCGGGCGCCTTACGTACCTACCCTGGTGGGGCTTTTGCTTCTGGCCTCTTCGTGCGGGTACCTGGCCGACAGCCTGGCGCATTTCTTCCTGACGAGTTACGCGGATTACGAAGTCGTCTTCACCGGAATTGTGGTGCTGGCAGGCGTGATGGGAGAGTTGTCTTTGACCGGCTGGTTGTTGTGGGCGGGTTTTCACCGACCAAATTGCTCCGGGAAAAGGCAGGCGTTAGCCCTTGAGTAG
- a CDS encoding D-arabinono-1,4-lactone oxidase, with the protein MLTLSILLQFLGKLIFQRKQLPDYLESVDDRLTHHCTNAQREQVIRHLNWMLRRRRFQRFIENTVNHLMPSDERLIFDTGAYEKRANGYLPPTETRVTWSNWIGSQQLVPLRFLVPGNGVHQEADQQLPDQRMEYDFDGLRSLQQLVRDAEREGRRVRAVASGHSLSDVAVTADYMVSTRRMTRPQRRADQPYIKADFRDGYLVDTRVGDHVTQERRHLYETGAGTIIKDLKPLLAQEGWALQNLGGSDVQGILGAVSTSTHGSGLGLGPYPNFVKSMVMVVGGGRAIRLEPHDGITDPEAYRQTPEWLEHGIELVQDDALFYSAVVAMGCMGIVFSVVLEVMNLYSLKEERLPSSWEIEKAIIAERGLDYLRQDRHFELTINPYAVDDSGEHFCLVTRRNYVDLDPDQPADERTRRNYLSSLLSGLIIAGPVSAWLFNRQFERIPKLISNSLYRIVDYEEDGGGFCGPYDVVLNQGLGEMKFYGYAIELAFPLEGNLFVQAVDRMLELINQFAQAYKHFHPAPLALRFVDASPAYLSMTYERPACLVEVVSLWDVRCSLDILKVIEREMLAFQARPHWGLNLGYATGIDQDLSRWYPHYDRWLAAYRTFNPHGTFDNRFTDRAGLSRAEAPTPPPPLAPPVKMI; encoded by the coding sequence ATGCTGACGCTCTCCATCTTGCTGCAGTTTCTCGGCAAACTCATTTTCCAACGCAAGCAACTCCCCGACTACCTCGAATCGGTCGACGACCGCCTGACCCACCATTGCACCAACGCGCAACGCGAACAGGTGATCCGTCACCTCAACTGGATGTTGCGGCGGCGGCGTTTTCAACGTTTCATCGAGAACACAGTCAACCACCTGATGCCGAGCGACGAGCGCCTGATTTTCGATACCGGTGCGTACGAGAAGCGCGCCAATGGGTACCTGCCTCCAACGGAAACCCGCGTAACCTGGAGCAACTGGATCGGCAGCCAGCAACTGGTGCCGTTGCGCTTTCTGGTGCCCGGCAACGGCGTTCATCAGGAGGCCGACCAACAACTGCCCGACCAACGGATGGAGTATGATTTCGACGGCCTGCGGTCCCTTCAGCAACTGGTACGCGACGCGGAACGGGAAGGCCGACGCGTGCGGGCGGTGGCGTCGGGACATTCGCTGTCGGACGTGGCGGTGACCGCCGATTACATGGTGAGCACCCGCCGGATGACGCGGCCGCAACGTCGGGCCGATCAGCCCTACATCAAGGCCGACTTCCGCGACGGCTATTTGGTCGATACGCGGGTGGGCGATCACGTGACACAAGAGCGCCGCCACTTGTACGAAACCGGGGCGGGCACGATTATCAAAGACCTGAAACCCCTGCTGGCGCAAGAAGGCTGGGCGCTGCAAAACCTCGGCGGCTCCGACGTACAGGGCATTCTGGGTGCGGTTTCCACGTCGACCCACGGCTCCGGACTGGGGCTGGGCCCTTACCCCAATTTCGTAAAATCGATGGTGATGGTGGTAGGCGGCGGGCGGGCCATCCGGCTGGAGCCCCACGACGGCATCACTGATCCCGAGGCGTACCGACAAACGCCGGAGTGGCTCGAACACGGCATTGAGTTGGTCCAGGACGACGCTCTGTTTTACAGCGCCGTGGTGGCGATGGGCTGCATGGGCATCGTGTTTTCGGTGGTGCTGGAAGTAATGAACCTGTATTCGCTGAAAGAAGAGCGCCTGCCCAGCAGTTGGGAAATCGAGAAGGCCATCATCGCGGAGCGCGGCCTCGACTACCTGCGGCAGGACCGCCATTTCGAGCTCACCATCAACCCCTACGCTGTCGACGACAGCGGCGAACATTTCTGCCTCGTGACGCGGCGCAACTACGTGGACCTGGACCCCGACCAACCGGCCGACGAGCGAACGCGGCGCAACTACCTGTCGTCGCTGCTGTCGGGGCTGATCATCGCGGGGCCGGTGTCGGCGTGGCTGTTCAACCGCCAGTTCGAGCGCATCCCGAAGCTCATCAGCAATTCGCTCTACCGCATTGTCGATTACGAAGAAGACGGTGGGGGCTTTTGCGGTCCGTACGACGTGGTGCTGAACCAGGGATTGGGCGAAATGAAATTTTACGGTTATGCCATCGAGCTGGCCTTTCCGCTGGAAGGAAATTTGTTTGTGCAGGCGGTCGACCGGATGCTGGAACTGATCAACCAGTTTGCGCAGGCGTACAAGCATTTCCATCCCGCTCCGCTGGCGCTGCGGTTTGTCGATGCCTCGCCCGCTTACCTGTCGATGACGTACGAACGGCCGGCGTGCCTGGTCGAAGTGGTTTCTCTGTGGGACGTCCGGTGCAGCCTGGACATTTTAAAAGTAATCGAACGGGAAATGCTGGCGTTTCAGGCGCGCCCGCACTGGGGACTCAACCTCGGCTACGCCACCGGCATCGACCAGGATCTCAGCCGCTGGTATCCCCACTACGACCGGTGGCTGGCCGCGTACCGGACGTTTAACCCGCACGGCACGTTCGACAACCGTTTTACCGACCGCGCGGGGCTTTCGCGCGCCGAAGCACCGACTCCTCCCCCGCCGCTGGCTCCACCGGTGAAGATGATCTGA
- a CDS encoding LytR/AlgR family response regulator transcription factor, translating to MPKLRTILVDDEWEAREGLRALAEDDPDLEVVAVCRNGVEAIDAIHTHHPDLLLLDIQMPVVDGFEVLRSLQVPRLPAVIFVTAYDQYALKAFEVHAVDYLLKPFTDERFYAALTHAKQLIAARQPSGVEKLVQATAPSVKETLLADREEETRRMVIKADGRVHFVPLDDIIWIEAYDYYVKIHVARRFFLLRESMKRLDARLPDHQFVRIHKSSIVNVRFLQRLDPLANSEYEAVLTTGETLKVSRHYRDRLQAWLEGKGRRV from the coding sequence ATGCCTAAACTCCGCACCATCCTGGTCGACGACGAATGGGAAGCCCGTGAAGGGCTCCGCGCCCTGGCCGAAGACGACCCTGACCTGGAGGTAGTGGCCGTTTGCCGCAACGGCGTAGAGGCCATCGACGCCATCCACACGCACCATCCCGACCTGCTGCTGCTCGACATCCAGATGCCCGTGGTCGACGGGTTCGAGGTGCTGCGCAGTTTGCAGGTGCCTAGGTTGCCCGCCGTGATTTTCGTAACGGCTTACGACCAGTACGCCCTCAAAGCCTTTGAGGTCCACGCGGTAGACTACCTACTGAAGCCCTTCACCGACGAACGGTTTTACGCGGCGCTGACCCATGCTAAACAGTTGATTGCCGCGCGCCAACCGTCGGGCGTGGAAAAGCTGGTGCAGGCGACCGCTCCGTCAGTAAAAGAAACCCTTCTGGCCGACCGGGAAGAGGAGACGCGGCGGATGGTCATCAAAGCCGACGGGCGGGTGCATTTCGTGCCGCTCGACGACATCATCTGGATCGAAGCCTACGACTATTACGTAAAGATTCACGTGGCCAGGCGGTTTTTCCTCCTGCGCGAAAGCATGAAACGGCTGGACGCACGCCTCCCCGACCACCAGTTCGTCCGCATCCACAAATCAAGCATCGTCAACGTGCGGTTCTTACAACGACTCGACCCGCTCGCCAACAGTGAATACGAGGCAGTCCTCACCACCGGTGAAACACTAAAGGTCAGCCGCCACTACCGGGACCGACTCCAGGCCTGGCTGGAAGGAAAAGGAAGGAGGGTTTGA
- a CDS encoding Crp/Fnr family transcriptional regulator codes for MEQESSALFSIPLTEAEAQAINECIPIRTFEKGTVLLREGQVATDAYFILRGCIRSYYLLDGDEKTTAFYTEEQSCASLDSYTNRAPATHYLACVEETTVLVLNYEKEQELIRRYPKFESLCRVAVEQDFGKTQEQLARFITSSPEQRYRALLDSRPDLLQRVPQYHLASYLGVTPESLSRIRKRILLKG; via the coding sequence ATGGAACAGGAAAGCTCCGCCCTTTTCTCCATTCCGCTGACGGAAGCGGAGGCGCAGGCCATCAACGAATGTATTCCCATCCGAACGTTTGAGAAAGGCACGGTGCTGCTGCGCGAAGGCCAGGTCGCCACCGATGCGTATTTCATTCTCCGGGGATGCATCCGGTCTTATTATCTGCTGGACGGCGACGAAAAAACTACAGCATTCTATACAGAAGAGCAGTCGTGTGCGTCGCTCGACAGCTACACCAACCGAGCGCCCGCGACCCACTACCTTGCCTGCGTGGAAGAAACTACCGTATTGGTGCTCAATTACGAGAAGGAACAGGAGCTGATTCGGCGGTACCCGAAATTTGAGTCGCTTTGCCGTGTGGCGGTGGAACAGGACTTCGGCAAGACGCAAGAGCAGTTGGCCCGCTTCATCACGTCCTCGCCCGAACAACGCTACCGGGCCCTGTTAGACTCTCGGCCTGATTTGCTGCAACGCGTGCCGCAATACCACTTGGCGAGTTACCTGGGCGTCACGCCCGAATCGCTCAGCCGCATCCGCAAACGGATTCTACTCAAGGGCTAA
- a CDS encoding GNAT family N-acetyltransferase: MLPHIRLGTPDDAALLAPFSARAFRDTYAAYNTPEDMDAYVATHFTTAQVAQELGYAHAYFLLAFLDDQLAGYVKLRDGERPACVPGQRPLEIARLYVDQTYHGRRYGAALMQASLHEAQRRGHDTLWLGVWTKNERARAFYQRWHFEEVGTQVFVLGQDVQDDLVLARSVLQ; encoded by the coding sequence ATGTTACCACACATCCGCCTCGGCACGCCCGACGATGCCGCGCTACTGGCCCCTTTTAGTGCCCGCGCATTCCGCGATACGTATGCGGCCTACAACACGCCGGAAGACATGGACGCTTACGTCGCCACGCATTTCACGACCGCGCAGGTGGCGCAGGAACTGGGATATGCGCACGCGTATTTTCTGCTGGCGTTTCTGGACGATCAACTGGCGGGGTACGTTAAGCTGCGCGACGGCGAACGGCCCGCGTGCGTGCCCGGACAGCGGCCCCTCGAGATTGCCCGGTTGTACGTGGACCAGACCTACCACGGTCGGCGCTACGGTGCCGCGCTCATGCAGGCCTCGCTTCACGAAGCGCAACGGCGGGGACACGATACGCTCTGGCTCGGCGTCTGGACGAAAAACGAACGGGCGCGCGCCTTCTACCAGCGCTGGCATTTCGAGGAGGTGGGTACACAAGTCTTTGTATTGGGTCAGGACGTGCAGGACGATCTGGTACTAGCGCGGAGCGTGCTGCAGTAA
- a CDS encoding sensor histidine kinase — MKGVLVTTIQEWFRCSHSAQVTDNLDEDINVSSLRKQMLLGIIGCFGMLPIDAFTGVYGRPVLLIVVGSLFIFWRRLLKQSPQQIRTIRALHWATVFLLATAGWYLSGGLLSPFTLCFSTLLAAVLVITPSTLHLRLIVFSFIHLLLLLTLELLFPTLIPASTKIHTHPYAEAISSLLFSFVFLGILVNHLKQQYDQAYQTIQSHNNSLQKANQELDRFVYSASHDLRAPIASVMGLIQVARMEKDSGQLSTYFDLQEQRLRKLDTFIQDIIHYSRNSRQALRPARIHFREQIELAFEMYGVADQGLTVEKIYTETVTPHDFHTDPGKLEVILNNLISNGFRYADARKERSFVKISVTQQANEVLLKVADNGVGIPTEHQARIFEMFYRANDQKPGSGLGLFIVKETVEKMQGSIAVESTPGQGTTFTVRLPNLPPTEVPVEEEIVYA; from the coding sequence TTGAAGGGAGTACTTGTAACAACAATTCAGGAATGGTTCCGATGTTCTCATAGCGCGCAGGTCACCGATAACCTCGACGAAGACATCAATGTCTCCAGTCTGCGCAAACAAATGCTATTGGGCATTATCGGCTGTTTTGGCATGTTGCCGATCGATGCATTTACCGGTGTTTACGGACGGCCCGTCCTCCTGATTGTCGTCGGTTCCTTATTTATCTTCTGGCGGCGTCTTCTGAAGCAGTCGCCTCAACAAATCCGGACCATCCGGGCGCTTCACTGGGCAACTGTTTTTCTGCTGGCCACGGCGGGCTGGTACCTGAGCGGCGGCCTTCTGTCGCCTTTTACGCTCTGCTTCTCTACCTTGTTGGCCGCCGTGCTGGTCATCACTCCCAGTACCCTTCACCTGCGGCTGATCGTATTTTCGTTCATTCATCTGCTCCTGTTGTTGACCCTGGAACTGCTGTTCCCCACACTCATTCCTGCCTCTACCAAAATTCACACGCATCCGTATGCGGAGGCCATCAGCTCTCTGCTCTTCTCCTTCGTTTTTCTGGGCATTCTGGTCAATCATCTGAAACAGCAATACGACCAAGCTTACCAAACCATTCAGTCGCACAACAATTCGCTGCAAAAGGCCAATCAGGAGCTGGACCGCTTCGTTTACAGTGCGTCGCACGACCTGCGGGCCCCCATTGCTTCGGTGATGGGACTGATTCAGGTTGCGCGGATGGAAAAAGATTCCGGCCAATTATCGACCTACTTCGACCTGCAGGAGCAACGCCTGCGCAAACTCGATACCTTTATTCAGGACATCATTCACTACTCGCGCAACAGCCGACAGGCCCTCCGGCCGGCACGCATTCACTTCCGGGAACAGATCGAACTGGCGTTCGAGATGTACGGTGTGGCCGATCAGGGATTGACGGTAGAGAAAATCTATACCGAAACCGTAACGCCCCACGATTTCCATACCGACCCGGGTAAGCTCGAAGTCATTCTAAATAACCTGATTTCCAACGGATTTCGCTACGCAGATGCCCGCAAAGAAAGAAGCTTCGTCAAAATTTCGGTTACCCAACAGGCCAACGAAGTGCTGCTCAAAGTTGCTGACAACGGCGTAGGCATCCCGACCGAACACCAGGCGCGCATCTTCGAGATGTTCTACCGCGCAAACGACCAGAAACCCGGCTCCGGCCTAGGCCTGTTCATCGTCAAAGAAACGGTCGAAAAGATGCAGGGCTCCATTGCCGTAGAGTCGACGCCGGGCCAGGGCACCACGTTCACGGTGCGACTCCCCAATTTACCGCCAACCGAAGTTCCGGTAGAAGAGGAGATCGTCTATGCCTAG
- a CDS encoding sensor histidine kinase, with product MNRLARIFQLPGLLWYNALFWTLLACLDVVRSIVLAHHLGRTFVWRGLIGWPLADYLTYWLLSLLLFSFYLSTRKLHRGWWALLHVGGAVVYAVVHWVGSAVIAVLLERLFLSQELQALGTLLTWHPTVGADLLYSGFLYALSLGLIAGLDVYHRLKDRSLHALELENRLTQAQLQALRIQMNPHFLFNALNTITMMVRARKNPEAVNMIVGLSDMLRSSLSRETRPFVTLREEMALVEQYLTIEAVRFQDRLTIEYDIAAETLPLQVPPLVLQPLVENAFKHGIAKTLDHATLRIATSVRGQQLVLEVFNSGPGAVRTRASGVHPAQASTLLGSRQRAPASEERPEGHGIGYRNTIDRLLRLYQANFKFQIYHQEGGVLVQLLLPLRETPAEAHA from the coding sequence ATGAACCGCCTCGCGCGCATTTTTCAACTTCCGGGTTTGCTTTGGTACAACGCCCTGTTCTGGACGCTGCTGGCGTGCCTGGATGTGGTGCGCAGTATCGTGTTGGCCCACCATCTGGGACGGACATTCGTATGGCGTGGGCTGATCGGGTGGCCGCTGGCCGATTACCTGACTTACTGGCTGTTGAGTCTGCTGCTCTTTTCCTTTTACCTGTCGACGCGCAAGCTGCATCGCGGGTGGTGGGCGCTGCTGCACGTGGGGGGTGCGGTGGTCTACGCCGTGGTGCATTGGGTGGGCAGTGCGGTCATTGCGGTGCTACTGGAACGGCTGTTTCTATCGCAAGAGTTGCAGGCGCTCGGCACGTTGCTAACCTGGCACCCTACGGTAGGAGCCGATCTGCTTTATTCCGGTTTTTTGTACGCGCTTTCGCTGGGCCTCATCGCCGGGCTGGACGTCTACCACCGGTTGAAAGACCGCTCGCTTCACGCCCTCGAACTGGAAAACCGGCTGACACAGGCGCAACTCCAGGCCCTGCGTATCCAGATGAATCCGCACTTTCTGTTCAATGCGCTCAACACCATCACGATGATGGTGCGCGCCCGCAAAAACCCGGAAGCGGTCAACATGATTGTAGGGCTGAGCGACATGCTCCGCAGCAGCCTCTCGCGCGAAACCCGCCCCTTCGTGACGTTGCGCGAAGAAATGGCGCTGGTGGAACAGTATTTAACGATTGAAGCGGTGCGGTTTCAGGATCGCCTGACGATCGAATACGACATTGCCGCCGAAACGCTCCCGTTGCAGGTGCCGCCGCTGGTGCTGCAACCGCTCGTCGAAAACGCTTTCAAACACGGCATCGCCAAAACGCTCGACCACGCCACGCTGCGCATTGCCACGTCGGTACGCGGTCAGCAGTTGGTGCTGGAAGTATTTAACTCTGGCCCCGGGGCGGTGCGCACGCGCGCTTCGGGCGTACATCCGGCGCAGGCCTCCACTCTGCTGGGCAGCCGCCAGCGCGCGCCCGCTTCGGAAGAGCGTCCCGAAGGACACGGCATCGGCTACCGGAATACCATTGACCGGCTGTTGCGCCTGTACCAAGCCAATTTTAAATTTCAGATCTATCACCAGGAGGGCGGCGTGCTGGTGCAACTCCTGCTGCCCCTCCGCGAAACACCCGCCGAAGCTCATGCCTAA